The segment CCAGGTTCTGGGGAGCCTGCTCTGAGCACCCCGCTCTCCGGGGCCCCATCAGGTTCTGGGGAGCCCTGCTCTGAGCACCCGCTCTCCGGGGCCCCACCAGGTTCTGGGGAGCCCTGCTCTGAGCACCCTGCTCGCCGGGGCCCCACCAGGTTCTGGGGAGCCTGCTCTGAGCACCCCGCTCTCCGGGGCCCCACCAGGTTCTGGGGAGCCTGCTCTGAGCACCCCGCTCTCCGGGGCCCCATCAGGTTCTGGGGAGCCTGCTCTGAGCACCCCGCTCTCCGGGGCCCCATCAGGTTCTGGGGAGCCTGCTCTGAGCACCCCGCTCTCCGGGGCCCATCAGGTTCTGGGGAGCCTGCTCTGAGCACCCCACTCTCCGGGGCCCCACCAGGTTCTGGGGAGCACTGCTCTGAGCACCCCACTCTCCGGGACCCCACCAGGTTCTGGGGAGCCTGCTCTGAGCACCCCACTCTCCGGGGCCCCACCAGGTTCTGGGGAGCCTGCTCTTGAGCACCCCGCTCTCCGGGGCCCCATCAGGTTCTGGGGAGCCCTGCTCTGAGCACCCGCTCTCCGGGGCCCCATCAGGTTCTGGGGAGCCCTGCTCTGAGCACCCCGCTCTCCGGGGCCCCATCAGGTTCTGGGGAGCCTGCTCTGAGCACCCCGCTCTCCGGGGCCCATCAGGTTCTGGGGAGCCTGCTCTGAGCACCCCACTCTCCGGGGCCCCACCAGGTTCTGGGGAGCACTGCTCTGAGCACCCCACTCTCCGGGACCCCACCAGGTTCTGGGGAGCCTGCTCTGAGCACCCCACTCTCCGGGGCCCCACCAGGTTCTGGGGAGCCTGCTCTGAGCACCCCGCTCTCCGGGGCCCCACCAGGTTCTGGGGAGCCTGCTCTGAGCACCCCGCTCTCCGGGGCCCCACCAGGTTCTGGGGAGCCTGCTCTGAGCACCCCACTCTCCGGGGCCCCACCAGGTTCTGGGGAGCACTGCTCTGAGCACCCCACTCTCCGGGACCCCACCAGGTTCTGGGGAGCCTGCTCTGAGCACCCCACTCTCCGGGGCCCCACCAGGTTCTGGGGAGCCTGCTCTGAGCACCCCGCTCTCCGGGGCCCCATCAGGTTCTGGGGAGCCCTGCTCTGAGCACCCGCTCTCCGGGGCCCCATCAGGTTCTGGGGAGCCCTGCTCTGAGCACCCCGCTCTCCGGGGCCCCATCAGGTTCTGGGGAGCCTGCTCTGAGCACCCCGCTCTCCGGGGCCCATCAGGTTCTGGGGAGCCTGCTCTGAGCACCCCACTCTCCGGGGCCCCACCAGGTTCTGGGGAGCACTGCTCTGAGCACCCCACTCTCCGGGACCCCACCAGGTTCTGGGGAGCCTGCTCTGAGCACCCCACTCTCCGGGGCCCCACCAGGTTCTGGGGAGCCTGCTCTGAGCACCCCGCTCTCCGGGGCCCCACCAGGTTCTGGGGAGCCTGCTCTGAGCACCCCGCTCTCCGGGGCCCCACCAGGTTCTGGGGAGCCTGCTCTGAGCACCCCGCTCTCCGGGGCCGCGGGCACTGAGGTCCCTGACAAGTAATTCTCACGACTTCCTCGTTCCCCGTGACGGAGGCGCCAGGTGCTGCCGCTGTGGGGGTCGGGCAGACCCAGCCGGGCCCCTTCCTCGGACACGACAGGGTCACGGGCACACCCTACGCTTTGCGTCTGGCCACAGCTTCAGGTCCGAGCCTGCGGCTCTCAGCACTGGCCGGGGTGGGGCCTCCCTGGGCCGAGACTGTCCGTCtggtctccttcctcctctcccagaTGGTGACCGGGACACAGCCTGCAGCCGGGCCAGGGCTCAGGGCctgtaatcacacacacacacacgcccagacgtgcacacacgcacacacacacatgcacgcatgcacacacacacacacacgcatgtgtaTATGTTCTTCACATTTTtgattctggggtcacacccggctgctCAGGcccactcctggcgggctggggggctcggtgctggggactggacttgggccggctgcgtgcgaggcaaacgccctcccttctGCCCCTCTCTGGCCCAGGACGGGGGGCACAGGAAGGTGCCCCTGCCCTGCTGGGGCCGtaccgggccccgggcccccactGACAGAAATCAGGCTGCAGACTCGGTTTCGACCACCTTTACCGCTCACATAAATACCTGCCCGCACCCGCCCGTCCCCGGTGCCCAGGCAAGTGTGTGTTGGGGACGGGGCTGGGACCAGGGGGCTCTGGGAGGGAAAGTCCCTGGTCACTGCGACTGACGCGCCGTCTTCAGTGGCCCGGTCAGCCACGGGTGTCCAGGCCAGCAGCGGGACGGTCTGCAGTGCGGCCACGGGCATCCAGGCCAGCAGCGGGGTGGTCTGCAGCGCGCCAGCCGGCACGGGCGGCTCTAGTGCACAGGCGCGTACAGCCGGTTCCTGACGAAGACCACGGCGGGCAGGCTCTGCCGCAGGCCCGGGCAGTGCTGGACGTGGCAGAACCAGCGTGACACGTTGAGGtacttctccttctcctggaCCGTCAGCTCCACCTGCAGAGGCGCGTCAGGGCGGCTGTGCTGGGCCCAGCCCGGTGGGACCCCGGGCTGACCCCCACCAGAGCGTCTCCTGTGCTGGGGTTTCCGGGCTCCCCCTGACTGCGGGGCCCCGACCCTGGCTCAGAGGGGCCCTGCGCGGCCCCGGGTAGGcgtctgccccacccccactgccatcCCCCCCGCCAGCTGGCATTTCGGGGGCTGTGACCCGAGGGCAGGAGCGCCCGCGCCCGGTACCCACAATGAAGCGGTGCAGCCCGTAGTACAGCAGGGCGTCGGCCAGCGTGAGGCGGTGTCCCGTGACGTAGGCCTTATCCTCCAGGTAGGCGTTCAGGTCCTGGGACACGCGGGGGTCACTGACCACGGCGGGGCCGCCCCGCCCAGGCCCGGCACGCATGCCCCTCGCTGTGCTccgaggtggaggaggagggtccCGATCCCGGAGGCACCAGGGTCGGGCCAGACCCCAGGAGCCCCCGGCACTGGCCTCCACGAGCCCTGGCAGGGCAAGGCCGCGCCAGTCACCTCCAAGTTGGCTTCTCAGAGCACTGTGTGCGGGCGCCTCCCCCCGGCAGCCTGCCCGTTCACACAGGGCGCGGAGAGGCTGAACACAGCTCGACCGGGGGTGTGGCGACCCTGCCGGGCCAGAACCATCGGCCCTTCACTTGCTTCTGGGCCATGCGGGGCGATAcgcccagggctccctcctggcggggctcaggggaccacacggggagCCGGGGTGGGCCCGAccgcatgccaggccagcgcccaccCGCCCACCCGCCGTGCCTTCGCTCTGGCCCTGCAAGCGTCGGCCTCTCAGCTGGGAACTGCGGCCTGTGCAGGGAAACGGGACGTGAACCGAGCTCAGACCTGGCACGAGCCCCGGGACCGAGCAAAGACAGAGGCCGTGGCAAGGAAACGCGCAGGGACGGAGGAAGCTGGTGACGGCCGAGAGGCCGGGGCCGGCTCTGCGGGGACGGGCGGGGGTCTCCGGGAGGGCTGGCCTGGCTGGTGACGGGGCCGCTGGGACGCTCCTAGAGACACTCACTCTCTAAGCGCCTATCAGGTTGGTGgttttgggggcgggggtcacacttcagtgctcaggggtctctcccggaGGGGCCCGGGGACCGTCTGGGCTGCCGGGGGCGGAAGCCGGCTCACCCGTGCCCGAGGCACACGCCCACCGGCTGTGCTGCCGCCCGGCCCCTCCACCTGTCGGCTTTTCTGAGAGTCTGGgtcccaggggtgcttgggggtcactcctggcggtgctcgggggactgtgtgggacTCCAGGGACCCAACCTGGGTGGGGCATGCGGAAGGCAAGCGCCCGtctgctctccagcccctcgactGTCAGCTTTCGTTCAGGAAAGatctgccccgcccccagccgcggGGCCTGCCCGGCTCTGTCTGACGTCAGGGGTCCTGTGGTCTGAGCTGTCCCCGGCGGCCTCTGGGGAGGGTCACGCCGGGCGTGGAGCCGCCCGGGGCTGTGGGGACAGAGCGTGGCCGTACCTTCAGCAGCGCCCGCACGTCCTCCCTGCTGGCGTGGTCCCGGAGGCGCGTGACTCTGCACTCCATCCACTGCTGCACCAGCGCCTGCTCCTCGGCGGTGCTCCCCAGCAGGTGCTCCTGGTTGGCCTGCCGCACCAGGTGCGCCGCGATGGTGCTCAGGCCCTCCAGGCTGGGGCCGTCCAGGGTCTGCAGCACGGGCCCCTGGGGCGACACGGGCCGCACCCGGGAGTGAGAGGCGGCGTCGGCGGGCAGTAACCCAACAGCGGTGGACGCTGACCGCTGTGACCGGCCCCTGGGGGCCAAGGACGGCCTCACACTGGCCGGTCGGGCTCCTTCCCTGGGCCTCACCGGCCGGGACGGGCTGGTTCCCCCCTAAGGAACCTCCCAAGGCCGCTGGGGCTGGGCACTGGCCAGCGAGAGGAGACCCGAGGGACCGCCGGCTCCTGGGAGGGCTGAGCCCCAGCGCTCCACGGCCCCTGGCACCCTCTCCCCTGTGGACACGGCCCGGGCCGGGGGCAGTGGCCGTCCTGGTcctgccctgcccgcctctgGCTCCCTAGAGGGCTTCCTGGGGCCCCGAGGGGAGTGGGAAACCCGCTGAATCGGGCAGTGCCTGTTCCCTCagtgctggggtctggggtctgggggtgggggggtccctgcaTCACTGcccaggtggggggaggggagggtggtgaCGGCTCTGAACAAACGGCTCAGGTTGCCCTTAGGGGgcagctgcctcctccctgcacccggGTCCCTCCTCCCCGCACCCGGGTCCCTCCTCCCTACACCCGGATCCCTCCTCCCCGCACCCGGGCCGGGtccctcctccccgcaccccgggtccctcctccccgcacccgggtccctcctccccacacccggATCCCTCCTCCCCGCACCCGGGTCCCTCCTCCCCGCACCCGGGTCCCTCCTCCCTACACCCGGATCCCTCCTCCCCGCACCCGGGTCCCTCCTCCCTTCACCCCGGGTCCCTCCTCCCCGCACCCGGGTCCCTCCTCCCCGCACCCGGGTCCCTCCTCCCTACACCCGGATCCCTCCTCCCCGCACCCGGGCCGGGtccctcctccccgcaccccgggtccctcctccccgcacccgggtccctcctccccacacccggATCCCTCCTCCCCGCACCCGGGTCCCTCCTCCCCGCACCCGGGTCCCTCCTCCCTACACCCGGatccctcctccctgcaccccgggTCCCTCCTCCCGGCCCCCCCGTCCCCCTCCCGGCCCGGCGCTCAcccggcgccccgcccccgccgccgcgcgcccgcgCAGCCCCAGCCACCGCTCCAGCAGCGCCAGCTCCGCCGCCATCTTCCTGCCGCGCGCCGAGAGGCGGGGCCAGGCGCGGGGCCGCCCTATTGGCCGAGACGAAGCCCCGCCCCCGAAGGCGTCCCCCTCCATTggccgggcggcgggggcggggccaggcgccGGCTGTTGCGGGGAGACGGACGCTCCTGAGCGCCAATGGGAGCGTCGCACCTGCTCGGCGCGGGGCGCAGGTGTGCGGGGGCAGCCGGGGATGCTCGGTCAGCGGCGGTCGCCCCGGACCTCTCGTCCCGGGCCTCGGAAGGGTCGCGGGGCCTGGGCCCGCCCtagccccacccccggcccccggtGCATGCCTCTTGGCCCTGCAGCCGGCCCCCGGCACCCTGAGAGGGTCGCCCCGGGCGCGCTGGGCAGGTCCTGCCCGGTACCTGTAGCCGAGGGCAGCGCTCGTCAGTGTCCAGGGGTCCTTGCCGGCAAACCAGATCGGTAAACTAGGGATAACATTGATATGATTCGGGGCACGAACGTGCATCTAACACCCTCTAAACAGGTATATTCTTAGATGTAAGGTGTGAGGTATATTCTTAGGtataagaaacacacacacaacatatacacacacacacacacacacacacatatatatgtggaaaCAGGCAGCATATGGGGTCTTGAGGGCTtccaaaagttttctttctttttttttttttgctttttgggtcacacctggcgatgcacaggggttactcctggctctgcactcaggaattacccctggccatgctcaggggaccatatgggaagctgggattcgaacccgggtcggccgcgtgcaaggcaaacgccctatccgctgtgctatcgctccagccccaaaagttttctgaaaataaaaaattttacaaattccaaaatgaataaataaaaatgtgtatcaCTTGGAGAGAATAGGAAAAGTGCACTGAGGAAGCTGGTTTCTAAGTCAGAAATCTGCAAGTCAGTGAGGACGCTCTCCCCTGTCCTGTCCCAGACACTGGGCTGGCGGCAAAGGGAAGtcggaggagagggaggggggccaGACCCACAAGAGCAAAGCCGGAAGGAGAGTGCAGAGTAAGCGGTTTGTGACTCAGTATCTTTTTCCTTCATATACAGAGATGAATAACTATTTCACCCCTAAAAGTGCCAGTCCTCTAAGAGAAGTCACGCCTCTATTTTCAGCATctaggtatacttttttttttctttttctttttgagtcacacccgatgatgctccggggttactcctggctctgcactcaggaattactcc is part of the Sorex araneus isolate mSorAra2 chromosome 2, mSorAra2.pri, whole genome shotgun sequence genome and harbors:
- the EEF1E1 gene encoding eukaryotic translation elongation factor 1 epsilon-1 isoform X2 — protein: MAAELALLERWLGLRGRAAAGAGRRGPVLQTLDGPSLEGLSTIAAHLVRQANQEHLLGSTAEEQALVQQWMECRVTRLRDHASREDVRALLKVELTVQEKEKYLNVSRWFCHVQHCPGLRQSLPAVVFVRNRLYAPVH
- the EEF1E1 gene encoding eukaryotic translation elongation factor 1 epsilon-1 isoform X1, producing MAAELALLERWLGLRGRAAAGAGRRGPVLQTLDGPSLEGLSTIAAHLVRQANQEHLLGSTAEEQALVQQWMECRVTRLRDHASREDVRALLKDLNAYLEDKAYVTGHRLTLADALLYYGLHRFIVELTVQEKEKYLNVSRWFCHVQHCPGLRQSLPAVVFVRNRLYAPVH